One segment of Paramormyrops kingsleyae isolate MSU_618 chromosome 8, PKINGS_0.4, whole genome shotgun sequence DNA contains the following:
- the cnbpb gene encoding CCHC-type zinc finger, nucleic acid binding protein b isoform X2: protein MSPGTVSGLRMTLLRRATERASMEFYLRFLKGTCILPSSQDGVLTRHSLPLPACYNCGRGGHISRDCKEPKKEREQCCYNCGKAGHMARDCDHANEQKCYSCGGFGHIQKGCEKVKCYRCGEIGHVAVQCSKASEVNCYNCGKSGHLAKECTIEATA from the exons ATGTCGCCAGGGACTGTGAGCGGACTGAGGATG ACGCTCTTACGCAGAGCGACTGAAAGGGCCAGCATGGAGTTTTATCTTAG GTTTCTTAAAGGGACGTGTATTCTGCCGTCTTCTCAAGATGGTGTGTTGACCCGTCACTCCTTACCTCTCCCAGCATGCTACAACTGCGGACGGGGCGGCCACATCTCCCGTGACTGCAAGGAGCCCAAGAAGGAGCGTGAGCAGTGCTGCTACAACTGCGGCAAGGCGGGTCACATGGCGCGCGACTGCGATCACGCCAACGAGCAGAAGTGCTACTCCTGCGGCGGGTTCGGCCACATCCAGAAAGGCTGCGAAAAAGTCAAGTGCTATAG gtgcgGCGAGATCGGCCATGTCGCCGTACAGTGCAGCAAGGCGAGCGAAGTGAACTGCTACAACTGCGGCAAGTCTGGTCACTTGGCAAAGGAATGCACCATCGAGGCCACAGCTTAA
- the cnbpb gene encoding CCHC-type zinc finger, nucleic acid binding protein b isoform X1 — MSSNECFGCGRSGHWIKNCPNAGRGRGKGRGRGKDLFCYRCGEPGHVARDCERTEDACYNCGRGGHISRDCKEPKKEREQCCYNCGKAGHMARDCDHANEQKCYSCGGFGHIQKGCEKVKCYRCGEIGHVAVQCSKASEVNCYNCGKSGHLAKECTIEATA; from the exons ATGAGTAGCAACGAGTGCTTTGGTTGTGGCCGTTCTGGTCACTGGATCAAGAACTGCCCCAACGCAGGACGTGGACGTGGGAAGGGCCGCGGGAGAGGGAAAG aCCTCTTCTGCTATCGCTGTGGAGAACCAGGCCATGTCGCCAGGGACTGTGAGCGGACTGAGGATG CATGCTACAACTGCGGACGGGGCGGCCACATCTCCCGTGACTGCAAGGAGCCCAAGAAGGAGCGTGAGCAGTGCTGCTACAACTGCGGCAAGGCGGGTCACATGGCGCGCGACTGCGATCACGCCAACGAGCAGAAGTGCTACTCCTGCGGCGGGTTCGGCCACATCCAGAAAGGCTGCGAAAAAGTCAAGTGCTATAG gtgcgGCGAGATCGGCCATGTCGCCGTACAGTGCAGCAAGGCGAGCGAAGTGAACTGCTACAACTGCGGCAAGTCTGGTCACTTGGCAAAGGAATGCACCATCGAGGCCACAGCTTAA